The genome window TCACAAATATCTTATGACCAAAGATATTTCAAGCTCAATTGTGTCATCCTTGATAAAAGTTATGTGCAACCTAATAAGATGGAAACTATTCACCAAAGGAACTTACTCCTCGCTCAGCCATTGAGAAATACATGAACGGGGTCATGGCTCGTTTCGGAGCATTCGGATCTTTTTTCTTCTTTGGCTTTTTCTTCTCTTGTCCTTCGTCATCCCTGCCCTTATGCTTTCTTTTCTGAACTGGCTTTGAACTGCTTGCTTCCTTCTTGGATGATTTCTGTGGAGAAAAATAACTGCGCATCACATCACGGCTTCAGGCTTGCTACAGCCTACAGGTCTATAACAACAATAAaattttaaaatacctccttttcacCACCACTATCACTAGCATCTGATTCCTCATCACCTGAGTCATCAGTAGGAGATCCACTATCATCCTTGTCTGCAACGAAATCTTCATCCTAACATGAAGATAAATAATAAGTATACAGAATGCCTCAGTAATAAGATTAACAAGGCAGCATACCTCTTCATCGCTTTCCTCATCCCCGGCCTGATTCTTAATACGCTCTAGATGTGGATCAACAGCATCATCATCAGTGTCTCGTAGAACATCTGTAACTACACCACTTGCACCTTGACCATCTCCTCCAAGGTTCATTATTTTAATGTTCTTTCCACTAATAAGAATGTCAAAAGTAAGGAAGGTAAACTTAAGTTTCTATGTAACATGAAAGACGATAAAGGCAACTAAAGGGACATACTTGATGAAATTGAAGAGGTTGTGGTATTCATTCCTTTGAATGTTTCTGAAGAGATGCTCTTGGTCATTTTTCAGTTTGACAAGGAGGTCAAAATAGTGAGATGATATACTGGCACCCCCAGCACCATGACGTTCAAACTCAACAAACTCAATCTGCATTGAGAATGGAATAAACAGCGGTTACTACAAATGGACACAGAGTTCCTACCACAAATATAAACTAGTACCTCCTCATGAAGAATGAGTGTAGGTGGCTTTGGCAGGAAGAAGAAACCCTTTTCCAGTGGATACAACAGTCCATCTTCAGCTTTGAGAGATGATTTAACTGCATATCCATCTTGGCAACTTCTGAAAGAACCTGGCCTTGTGACTTTAGCACCAGATAGACCACGAAGGACTTTGGTAAATACCTCATGTATTAGACCCTATGGATTTATTGAAATCAGTGTAAGAAAAAAAATACTTTAGCAAAGTGTAGCTACTCATATAGTCCAATAAATAGAAGATTGGCTAAATGGAAAATTCAAGGATTTCTAAAACTTGAGCTCTAGATCTTCATACTTGCAAACACCAGCCAGTAATTGACTATGTAGAAGAAGAAAAAAGTCACCCAGTAAATTACCACCAAAAGCATGCAATATTATATAAAATCAGCACATGTATTGACTTAAAAAGCACATAAATTCAGACTATCAATGTTCAATCTTTTTTGTACAATTATAGCAGCACATACTACCCCAATAAACAATGTATCTAAAATATTATAGTTTAGCCTTCTGCAAGGAAAGGCAGAACATTACAATTTATCCCAACTGATACTGCCTTTCATAATGCCCAACAAATTCAGATCATAAAAGAACACTTGGGATAATTAGTATTCAGCTCCTCAATATACCTATTTTAATATTAAAAGTCCTAATAAATTAGATCAACTATCTCGATATGGAGAGTAGTGGATATTAAAATAGTTCTTTTCTCAAGTTATGGAAATATATAATGGAGAATGACGGTCATGGAATTAAGGAGACAGTGCACCATGGCACAGGCCCTTGACATCAGAAGATGGGTGGAAAATATTAAAGGAATTCTCACTGTCACTGTCCAGGTTATAGTGAAGTATCTGCAGATTTGAATAGGATACATAtgaaaaaagagaaattaaaggcctgtttggttcactacctcagttgccacaatttgcctaacttttctgcctgaggttagttattcaattcgaacgactaaccttaggcaaagtgtggcacatttagccacaaaccaaacaggccctaagtgtTTGCTCAGCCAAACATCGTGTATCAGCTTGAAATCCAAAATATGTTTGGCAAAACATAGCACATTTATCAAGAAATCATAGAAGGCAAAATGCAATATGCTAATGGAAAAGGCCAGGTGACTACGATATCTCTCAACAGGATATACAATGCTTGAGATGGAGTTCGCCATACTCAGAAATTTGTTTGACATGTGTCATTTTATAACTTTTTTTTAGAAGCTAGGATTCAGACTTCAACTGGAATAGATCAAGTAAATATGTAAACAGTATTCTTTCATACTAAGAAATATCACCTTGTAAGATTCCTCAAGCCTGTCCTTGTATTTTTCAACCAACAGTTCTTTACTCAATGCCAGATCTCTTTCCACTACTGCCTCTGTCTCAAACTATTAAGAGACAAGAGAACACATTACTCTATCTATTCAAAACAATTCCTGTAATCAAGTGATAATATGACTATAACCAACTAAACATCATGAAAAAATTGCAGTGCAATACCTGAATAACAATGTGAGGATACAATGTTTGTCCTTTACGGATTGGTGGATCAAGAGTGATAACAACAAATGTATGAGGATTGTTTGACTGCAAAGGTCAACCATGCAATGAGTTTAGTTACATGTCACAATATAATACTATGTACAACAATAAAGCACATCTCAACATAGGATACAAGAACAGAACCTTCGGCAAAAGAAAGAGGCGAACAATACTGCTGTATTGGATTTTAAAATCGTTAGCTTGTCCTTGGAGTCGCAGAAATGACAGATGAAGTTCAACACTATAACGTCCTCTGTGTTGCAAAAAAAAAAAGTTCAGCCTTTTAAGCTCAACAGTTTTGTATTTCTCATTAAGTAGATGGTTATCCACCTTGGTGTAAGGATCGCAATTCCTTCAAATGTGACAACTGGTTCTTCAGAAGAACCAACATCAGCAAATTTCAATATGGTCTCCCATAAAATCTACAGAAATAGATAGGTTTTCATTAGTTAGTATTTTGCAACTTCAATGCACTTCATTTACAGTGCTTATTGAGTAAGCTTACATGAGCCGGAGGGCGACTCTCATCCCCAACAAACTGAGTATTCGAAGTAGGCACATGAAAACTCAAATCCATGAGGGAGTCTTTCTACAACCATGAGAGATTAAAATGTTAGCACAGTGCTTGAAGATGCATAGATGATGACCAAGTAATGACAGTAAACACAACACGGACAATATAGTATTGGATGGCAATGCCGAAAATATGAGTGGATCTGCTACAACAACTGCACACTACAAACCTCATTGGCTCCAGTAGTATCATCAACATGAAGCTCTAAGAGAACATCTGTTTTTCCTTGCATCTGGGTTTGTGCAACATCTGGTAGGGACACCTCAAATGCTTGCTTTGAACCAACCATAAAGGTTAGCATGTTTCCTACAGAGGCAAGAGTAACAAACATTGAAGTCAAACTTAACatattttaaaataataaataaaaagtCGCCCAAATTACCATCTATATCAATCCCTCCCCAATTCTGGCCACTAACAGAAAGCTGTTTTTCATCTGGTGTGACACCCATATTCTTTTGTATGAAGTTGGTCAAGTTGCTTACATCCTATGCAAGAAAGAACAAGATCAAATATTTTTGTCAGTCAACAATAAGAGAAATATATTAACCTCACCATTCATCTTCACTGACAAGTAAAAGCGTATTTTCAGAAATGACTGACAATATTGCAAGACAATCAAATCCAAAGAAAATCTGATAATCGAATTTTAAATTTTCCATCTTTGAATAACACTGCATACATATAGTATATGTACAAAAGACAGCATATTCTGCAAGACTTGTTTAGGACAGGCAATCCAAGTGGCATGAAAGACTATAGTAATTGTTCACCTTAATTTGAAGTTGAACAAGAAGATTTTGCTTTAGTGGATATAAAGATGGAACTGTTCAAGGTTTAATCGACACGTGAAAAATATATACCAAAATAAGGCACCACATATAGCAAGTCAGAAACTGAGTCTCACAGCAGAGTAACTTGGGCAAACTAAGCATTCTCCTTTTCCATGATCTAACTCATATTAAAGAGATATTCAAATCATATGCCATATTAAGATAGAAAATCTGGTCAGTAATGTGGAATGACAAAAATCTAAGAAAACTAGACAGAACTAGTGGTACTACAAATATATTCTAATTTTACTGAGAAATGTATCCAGATTCAAGAGTGTTCTAAATGCATGATTCTCCAGATGCAGCAGCCCCTTTATTTCAAATATCAACAACATTAATAAACTACATAATAttaggaggaggaggggggacgACGAAACCTGTTCACGGAAGCCAATAAATCTGTAGAACAGGCCAGCCTTAATCCTGACTCCAAGCTGATATGCTCTGGGGACTTTCATCCAAGTAACTGCAGTTACATCAGCTTTGTCGATCTCAATGGTCTTTCCTCCACCTTGTCTCTTCCATGCAAGTCCACCAGAATGCACTTTAAACTGACCAGGGTTCTGCATAGGTGCAAGGTTCATGACAGTATGCCAATATCAGGGATGCAAGTTTAAACTATTTTGGGTCATCGGGTCGAACCAAAAAATTGATCAATGAACTAGAATGGAATTTCCATAGTTTGAGGGAGTGAAAAAATGAAATAGAATGGCATTTGACAGTAATTAGTTAGCTGACCTGAAAACACCATTAGTTACCCACTTGCATCCCTAGTCAACATTTTAGAAGTTCATAAAAAGTAATGAATCCTATACCATTCAAGAGCAGCAAACAGCCAAACACAGGGGCAGAAACAGTAATAGATCTTAAATGTAAGGGATGCATAACATTTAGTCTCAGGATTCATAAGTATAGGTATAACAAAGATGGTCAGGCGTCAGATAAAATTATTACTAGATCATCTTTCAATGCATGAGTTGTGAGAGTGTTCCATGTCTTATAGGATCTAGATTAGGGCCAGCATTGTTTTATATATCAAGGTAAGCACGCAAAAAATATATCGATAACATGGCGAATGTTAATTCTGCATCAATGGAAACACAATAATTTGATAGGCACAAAGAGTGCTTTTTTCCCTGCCGTACAGAGAAGGGGCTACAAAGGCATCCTGTTGTAATGTATTATATTCTTCTTGTAAGCTTCAAAACCAGAGAAGAGATTTGCAATTTCCTACCCAGTAGATGTAGACGTCCTTGTATTCTGCAGCTGTCAGGCCTAGAAAAAACTCTAACCCCCCAACCCACCATAGAATCTAGGGTTTCGCCGCAAATTAGCCAAACCCAAGCCACAACAGCGAAATCCAACAAGCCAGGGTGAGAAAAATGCCCCAACCAAGCACCTGAGCCAACCAAATGGATCAGGAAAACAAAAGCAAGCAAAATTTGGCCTGAAATGCAACGCAAACCCTAAAAGCCGACCAATAGTCGGACGCAGCAAATCGTCGGGAATAAATGGGCTAACCAGTTAAAATCGCTAGCTTATTAGAAGTTCGCCAGCCAAGATGTCATCTGCTATATCCTATTTTgtaaagaaaaaaaaaactagaATCGACCAAGCGACGGCGGCTGATGAGCTTACTGTGCCGCCGCGCCCTCCGAGGAGGATGTTGTTGAAGTGGTGACCGTCCGTCATCTCCGCCGACGTGGCGCCTGCGGCCGACCGCTTGGTATCTCCCGAGCACCGCCTATCCTCAAGCTCCGCTTCACCGGTGAGGCCAAGTCCAGGGGCGCAGCTTGCTTGGCTGCGGCTCTGCGGTGCGGAGGCGGTAGAGGGGAGCGCGCGGCGCAGCGAGGGTTTTTGTCATATAGAGCCACAGCGAAATTGGTCGCCATCTCACCGACGTGTGGGTCCCATCTGTCACTGTCAAAAGCCGCCCAGTACGCACGGCGTCCCCGCCGA of Zea mays cultivar B73 chromosome 8, Zm-B73-REFERENCE-NAM-5.0, whole genome shotgun sequence contains these proteins:
- the LOC542007 gene encoding FACT complex subunit SSRP1; protein product: MTDGHHFNNILLGGRGGTNPGQFKVHSGGLAWKRQGGGKTIEIDKADVTAVTWMKVPRAYQLGVRIKAGLFYRFIGFREQDVSNLTNFIQKNMGVTPDEKQLSVSGQNWGGIDIDGNMLTFMVGSKQAFEVSLPDVAQTQMQGKTDVLLELHVDDTTGANEKDSLMDLSFHVPTSNTQFVGDESRPPAHILWETILKFADVGSSEEPVVTFEGIAILTPRGRYSVELHLSFLRLQGQANDFKIQYSSIVRLFLLPKSNNPHTFVVITLDPPIRKGQTLYPHIVIQFETEAVVERDLALSKELLVEKYKDRLEESYKGLIHEVFTKVLRGLSGAKVTRPGSFRSCQDGYAVKSSLKAEDGLLYPLEKGFFFLPKPPTLILHEEIEFVEFERHGAGGASISSHYFDLLVKLKNDQEHLFRNIQRNEYHNLFNFINGKNIKIMNLGGDGQGASGVVTDVLRDTDDDAVDPHLERIKNQAGDEESDEEDEDFVADKDDSGSPTDDSGDEESDASDSGGEKEKSSKKEASSSKPVQKRKHKGRDDEGQEKKKPKKKKDPNAPKRAMTPFMYFSMAERGNMKSSNPDLPTTEIAKKLGEMWQKMSGEEKQPYIQQAQVDKKRYEKESAVYRGEATVDVDSGNESD